A window of the Maniola hyperantus chromosome 16, iAphHyp1.2, whole genome shotgun sequence genome harbors these coding sequences:
- the LOC117989777 gene encoding uncharacterized protein encodes MKGLHALCGTIGLQVCLLAGILVMNSSSGAAAPVRVSDRKVEHICVQFCALLFGVASAGSAYFAGFKSLITLHSIFGIVATGLAILTGLSGLFLFELCRPSSKENENFGVCLYVHLITGIFACIASSMCFVSGITSDIFVRWLPVHEMYGYMVICCAVYTTIIVYKPMIMIFTGRRDRLTEY; translated from the exons atgaaaGGACTGCATGCATTATGTGGCACTATTGGG CTTCAAGTATGTTTACTAGCCGGAATTCTTGTCATGAACTCATCAAGCGGGGCCGCTGCGCCAGTGAGGGTCTCAGATAGAAAGGTGGAACACATATGCGTCCAGTTCTGTGCATTGCTATTTGGTGTTGCTTCAGCAGGTTCTGCCTATTTTGCCGGCTTTAAATCGTTAATAACGCTACATTCTATTTTTG GTATTGTGGCTACTGGTTTAGCAATACTAACAGGACTGTCCGGATTATTTCTTTTTGAGCTTTGTCGCCCGTCGTCGAAGGAAAATGAAAATTTCGGAGTCTGCCTATATGTTCATCTGATCACCGGTATCTTCGCATGTATTGCATCATCTATGTGCTTTGTGTCTGGGATAACGTCAGACATATTTGTGAGGTGGCTTCCTGTTCACGAAATGTATGGTTACATGGTAATCTGCTGTGCTGTCTACACGACCATTATAGTGTATAAACCAATGATAATGATTTTCACAGGACGCAGGGACAGGTTAACTGAATATTAG